One stretch of Miscanthus floridulus cultivar M001 chromosome 18, ASM1932011v1, whole genome shotgun sequence DNA includes these proteins:
- the LOC136520609 gene encoding uncharacterized protein isoform X4 — translation MRLPDDAEVSDEIWDEVIDGMKVRVQDKIAAIRTYAVRALSRFAIDGEDGGIADLFLETLDNEQNAEVRKAIVFSLPPSNNTLESVVESMLDISESVRRAAYSVLSNKFPLQSLSIKQRTTVLHRGLSDRSASVNNECLKMLKDEWLVKYCRGDVISLLRFLDVETYESVGESVMAVLLKDGALRVHDGHSIRQYFTANGEKAEQDSNIQLMDAEVALYWRIMCKHLQAEAQVKGSEAAATTGAEAAVYASEATDKNDLLDSVLPSTITDYVDLVKAHLSAGPNYHFTSRQLLLLGEMLDFSDTMNRKIASSFLHELLIRPLEHEVDNDGNQIAIGDGVSLGGDKDWAKAVAELAKKVHSSVGEFEMVVSTVVEELARPCRERTADFMQWMHCLAVTGLLLQNTSTLRNLQATAIEPSELLHSLLLPAAKQNHVDVQRAALRCLCLLGLLENRPNAELVKQLRLSFINGPDLVSAIACKALVDLVTWHGPQEIDRAIGIESPDPSYEKSQFTQVDLSDKNDDDLNIGVLDILFSGFHKDDWEFDLEGDNHDNVPTILGEGFAKILLLSGNFASIPADLHTVILAQLIRLYFSEQAKELERLKQCLSVFFQHYPALSDKHKSCISNAFVPVMKAMWPGLYGNAGGSPHVISKRRKLAVQASRFMAQMVQTQLFSTESMDQASKSPESASVSANVSNNFDISEEGLAIRIALEVVSCPDKKTAAGKAYALALCKVAALLRFRQSEQKAIKCMRGLVNHLAASVASDKELVKELAQMAARLRSLDACPDEELSQDDADVIFKKLGLDDGFKLDTNQAVPPTPAPRSVRPPAPARRKTKQAPPSSSDESDEEGGEVSVPATSVSRVPATPSMTAAARSQRASKTAALSKMSAKPPAIASDGSESDNQSDVHE, via the exons ATGCGGTTGCCTGATGATGCTGAGGTGAGCGATGAGATTTGGGATGAAGTAATTGATGGCATGAAGGTCCGGGTTCAAGATAAAATCGCTGCAATTCGCACTTATGCTGTGCGAGCATTGTCCCGTTTTGCAATTGATGGAGAGGATGGTGGCATTGCTGATTTATTCCTCGAGACCCTAGACAACGAGCAGAATGCT GAGGTTCGGAAGGCAATAGTTTTTTCCCTTCCACCATCAAATAATACACTAGAGAGCGTtgttgaatcaatgcttgacattaGTGAATCCGTTAGACGAGCAGCATATTCTGTGCTTTCAAATAAATTTCCCCTGCAGAGTTTAAG CATAAAGCAAAGGACTACTGTCCTTCACAGGGGCCTATCCGATAGGTCTGCTTCAGTAAACAACGAGTGCCTGAAGATGCTGAAGGATGAGTGGCTTGTTAAGTACTGCAGAGGAGATGTGATTTCCCTTCTCAGATTTCTTGATGTTGAGACATACGAATCAGTTGGAGAATCTGTAATGGCGGTGCTTCTAAAAGATGGTGCTTTGCGAGTGCATGATGGGCACAGTATTAGGCAGTACTTCACTGCAAATGGTGAAAAAG CAGAACAAGATTCCAATATTCAACTCATGGATGCTGAGGTTGCTCTTTACTGGAGAATCATGTGCAAGCATTTGCAAGCTGAAGCTCAG GTCAAAGGCTCAGAGGCTGCAGCAACTACAGGTGCAGAAGCAGCGGTATATGCTTCTGAGGCTACTGATAAAAATGATCTTCTAGACAGTGTCCTTCCTAGCACAATTACTGATTATGTTGATTTGGTAAAGGCACACCTTTCTGCCG GACCAAATTATCACTTCACTTCAAGGCAACTATTGCTACTTGGTGAAATGCTTGATTTCTCTGATACTATGAACCGAAAGATTGCAAGTTCTTTTCTGCATGAGCTTCTCATCAGGCCTCTTGAACATGAAGTTGACAATGATGGGAACCAGATTGCAATTGGAGATGGTGTGAGTCTTGGAGGAGACAAAGACTGGGCGAAAGCAGTGGCAGAGTTGGCCAAAAAAGTGCATTCTTCTGTTGGTGAATTCGAAATGGTGGTTTCCACTGTTGTTGAAGAGCTGGCTAGACCTTGCAGGGAGAGAACAGCTGACTTCATGCAGTGGATGCACTGTCTTGCTGTGACAGGTCTTCTGCTTCAGAATACTTCAACCCTACGGAATCTCCAGGCCACAGCAATTGAGCCTTCAGAACTGCTTCACTCTTTGTTGCTTCCTGCA GCAAAACAAAATCACGTTGATGTACAAAGGGCTGCTTTAAGATGCCTTTGTCTCCTTGGACTGTTAGAGAATAGACCTAATGCAGAGTTGGTGAAGCAGCTACGCTTATCTTTCATCAATGGGCCTGACTTGGTTAGTGCCATAGCATGCAAGGCCTTGGTTGATCTTGTAACTTGGCATGGGCCACAAGAAATAGATCGAGCCATTGGGATTGAATCGCCAGATCCTAGCTATGAAAAGTCTCAGTTCACTCAAGTTGACCTCTCTGATAAGAATGATGATGATCTAAACATTGGAGTTCTTGATATTTTATTTTCTGGATTCCATAAAGATGACTGGGAATTCGATCTAGAGGGTGATAATCATGATAATGTCCCAACCATACTTGGTGAAGGTTTTGCAAAGATTCTTCTCCTCAGTGGCAATTTTGCAAGTATACCTGCTGATTTGCATACTGTTATCCTCGCTCAACTCATTAGATTGTATTTCTCAGAGCAAGCTAAAGAACTAGAAAG ATTGAAACAATGTCTGTCTGTCTTCTTTCAGCACTATCCAGCACTTTCAGACAAACACAAG AGTTGTATCTCCAACGCATTTGTACCTGTTATGAAAGCCATGTGGCCTGGTTTATATGGTAATGCTGGGGGTAGCCCTCATGTTATTTCAAAGAGACGGAAACTTGCGGTTCAAGCTTCTCGTTTTATGGCGCAAATGGTGCAAACCCAATTATTTTCAACAGAAAGTATGGACCAAGCTTCGAAAAGTCCTGAAAGTGCTTCAGTTTCCGCAAATGTGTCAAACAATTTTGACATCAGCGAGGAAGGGCTTGCTATCCGTATAGCACTAGAG GTAGTCAGTTGCCCAGATAAGAAGACCGCAGCTGGGAAAGCATATGCTTTGGCCCTGTGCAAGGTTGCGGCGCTTCTAAGATTCCGGCAATCAGAACAGAAGGCCATCAAGTGCATGAGAGGCTTGGTTAATCATTTGGCTGCCTCAGTGGCTTCCGACAAGGAGCTCGTGAAGGAGCTAGCTCAAATGGCTGCACGGCTCAGATCGCTTGATGCCTGTCCAGATGAAGAACTGTCACAAGATGACGCAGATGTCATATTCA AGAAACTAGGATTGGATGATGGCTTCAAGTTGGACACCAATCAAGCAGTGCCTCCTACTCCAGCACCACGGTCAGTCCGGCCTCCGGCTCCTGCCAGGAGAAAAACGAAACAGGCACCACCATCCTCTAGCGACGAAAGTGACGAAGAAGGGGGAGAAGTTAGCGTGCCTGCAACATCGGTAAGCAGGGTTCCAGCCACTCCCAGTATGACTGCTGCTGCACGTTCTCAGAGAGCAAGCAAGACTGCTGCTCTGAGCAAGATGTCTGCGAAACCACCTGCTATTGCGTCTGATGGCAGTGAGTCGGACAATCAGTCTGACGTTCACGAGTGA